In one Halosimplex halophilum genomic region, the following are encoded:
- a CDS encoding DUF7550 family protein — MVDEHEDAAHGHEDRPDYDPADKDLPAREPPLRSTAPQSDYTGRDVGVGVAVTLVGLVVTFVLPIALV; from the coding sequence ATGGTCGACGAACACGAGGACGCGGCGCACGGACACGAGGACCGCCCGGACTACGATCCCGCGGACAAGGACCTGCCGGCGCGGGAGCCGCCGCTGCGCTCGACGGCACCGCAGAGCGACTACACCGGCCGCGACGTGGGCGTCGGCGTCGCCGTCACCCTCGTCGGGCTCGTCGTCACCTTCGTTCTCCCCATCGCGCTGGTCTGA
- a CDS encoding YbhB/YbcL family Raf kinase inhibitor-like protein, protein MRRRDLLATLAGGTALGLAGCSASGGETPRPFRVSSRAIATDGELPARHACDGEGVSPPFAVESAPEPTAGFAVTASFNQGPITDRTFWTLWNVPPDRDRIPAALPGDPVVESLGGARQGRPEGGAVGYTPPCPPRGEPFTYRFQVYALSERLDVKGGATHDVASEAVGNAVLASRRITVEYARPLAGSGTDTRSGR, encoded by the coding sequence ATGCGCCGCCGGGACCTCCTCGCGACGCTCGCCGGCGGGACGGCCCTCGGCCTCGCGGGCTGTTCCGCCTCCGGGGGCGAGACGCCCCGTCCGTTCCGCGTTTCGAGCCGGGCGATAGCCACCGACGGGGAGCTGCCGGCCCGCCACGCCTGCGACGGCGAGGGCGTCTCCCCGCCGTTCGCCGTCGAGAGCGCCCCGGAGCCGACCGCGGGGTTCGCGGTGACGGCGTCGTTCAACCAGGGGCCGATCACCGACAGGACCTTCTGGACGCTGTGGAACGTCCCGCCCGACCGCGACCGGATCCCCGCCGCGCTCCCGGGCGACCCGGTCGTCGAGTCGCTCGGCGGCGCGCGACAGGGCCGGCCGGAGGGCGGGGCGGTCGGGTACACGCCGCCCTGTCCGCCCAGGGGCGAGCCGTTCACCTACCGGTTCCAGGTGTACGCGCTCTCCGAGCGCCTCGACGTCAAGGGCGGCGCGACCCACGACGTCGCGAGCGAGGCGGTCGGCAACGCCGTCCTCGCGAGTCGCCGGATCACCGTGGAGTACGCACGGCCGCTGGCCGGCTCCGGTACGGACACGCGGTCGGGCCGCTGA
- the purL gene encoding phosphoribosylformylglycinamidine synthase subunit PurL — MSLSDADHELVVEELGREPTRAEAALFENLWSEHCAYRSSWPLLSAFDSEGDQVVVGPGDDAGVVSIPSDEGETYITMGIESHNHPSYVDPFDGAATGVGGIVRDTLSMGAYPIALADSLYFGDFDREHSRYLFEGVVEGISHYGNCIGVPTVTGSTAFHDGYEGNPLVNVACVGLIDDPERLVTAEAQEPGNKLVLVGNSTGRDGLGGASFASEDLAEDAETEDRPAVQVGDPYTEKLLIEANEALIDEGLIESARDLGAAGLGGASSEMVAKGGLGASIELTNVHEREPNMNAMEYLLAESQERMCYEVRPENVDRVKAIADRYDLGASVIGEVTDGNYVCTFEGEVVVDAPAEFLGDGAPYNDLPAEEPEEQPRDLPEGVALDEAFEAVVGSPNTASKEWVYRQYDHEVQVRTATQPGDDAAVLAVREAETGLAFSSGADPNWTAAAPYEGARAVALENATNVAAKGATPHAAVDCLNGGNPEKPDVYGGFKGIVDGLAEMCSTLDVPVLGGNVSLYNDSVAGPIPPTPTLALVGVKDGYDAPPAALQGEGDLLLVGARSLEGDAEARLGGSEYLAQFGGTDRFPESLANPDAFVDTLVDVANDDATLATHDVSHGGLAVALAEMVTGDAGASVDLDAPSKGSPAALLFGEQAGRVVVETTDASAVREAFDGVAPVYDLGTADGSGTLDVALADDDLSYDAAEIAELRDVIERELD; from the coding sequence ATGAGTCTGTCCGACGCCGACCACGAGCTCGTGGTCGAGGAGCTGGGGCGGGAGCCCACCCGGGCCGAGGCCGCGCTGTTCGAGAACCTCTGGAGCGAGCACTGCGCCTACCGCTCGTCGTGGCCGCTGCTGAGCGCCTTCGACAGCGAGGGCGACCAGGTGGTCGTCGGCCCCGGCGACGACGCGGGGGTCGTCTCCATCCCGTCGGACGAGGGCGAGACCTACATCACGATGGGCATCGAGAGCCACAACCACCCCTCCTACGTCGACCCGTTCGACGGCGCGGCCACCGGCGTCGGCGGCATCGTCCGCGACACCCTCTCGATGGGCGCCTACCCCATCGCGCTCGCGGACTCGCTGTACTTCGGCGACTTCGACCGCGAACACTCCCGCTACCTCTTCGAGGGCGTCGTCGAGGGCATCTCCCACTACGGCAACTGCATCGGCGTCCCGACAGTGACGGGATCGACCGCCTTCCACGACGGCTACGAGGGCAACCCGCTCGTGAACGTCGCGTGCGTCGGACTCATCGACGACCCCGAACGGCTTGTCACCGCGGAGGCACAGGAGCCCGGGAACAAGCTCGTCCTCGTCGGCAACTCGACGGGCCGGGACGGCCTCGGCGGCGCGTCGTTCGCCAGCGAGGACCTGGCGGAGGACGCCGAGACCGAGGACCGCCCGGCGGTCCAGGTCGGCGACCCCTACACCGAGAAACTCCTGATCGAGGCCAACGAGGCGCTGATCGACGAGGGCCTGATCGAATCGGCCCGCGATCTGGGCGCCGCGGGGCTGGGCGGCGCGTCCTCCGAGATGGTCGCCAAGGGCGGCCTCGGGGCGAGCATCGAGCTGACGAACGTCCACGAGCGCGAGCCCAACATGAACGCCATGGAGTACCTGCTCGCCGAGAGCCAGGAGCGGATGTGCTACGAGGTCCGCCCCGAGAACGTCGACCGCGTGAAGGCGATCGCAGACCGCTACGACCTCGGCGCGTCGGTCATCGGTGAGGTCACCGACGGCAACTACGTCTGCACGTTCGAGGGCGAGGTCGTCGTCGACGCGCCCGCCGAGTTCCTCGGCGACGGCGCGCCGTACAACGACCTGCCCGCCGAGGAACCCGAGGAACAGCCGCGGGACCTCCCGGAGGGCGTCGCTCTCGACGAAGCGTTCGAGGCCGTCGTCGGCAGCCCGAACACGGCCTCCAAGGAGTGGGTCTACCGGCAGTACGACCACGAGGTGCAGGTCCGGACCGCCACGCAACCGGGCGACGACGCGGCCGTGCTGGCTGTCCGGGAAGCCGAGACGGGCCTGGCCTTCTCCTCGGGCGCCGACCCCAACTGGACGGCGGCCGCACCGTACGAGGGCGCCCGCGCCGTCGCGCTGGAGAACGCCACCAACGTCGCGGCGAAGGGCGCGACCCCCCACGCCGCGGTCGACTGCCTCAACGGCGGCAACCCCGAGAAACCCGACGTGTACGGGGGATTCAAGGGAATCGTCGACGGCCTCGCCGAGATGTGCTCGACGCTCGACGTGCCCGTCCTCGGCGGGAACGTCTCGCTGTACAACGACTCGGTGGCCGGTCCGATCCCGCCGACGCCGACGCTCGCCCTGGTCGGCGTCAAGGACGGCTACGACGCGCCGCCGGCGGCACTGCAGGGCGAGGGCGACCTCCTGCTGGTCGGCGCTCGCTCGCTGGAGGGCGACGCGGAAGCGCGCCTCGGCGGCTCGGAGTACCTCGCGCAGTTCGGCGGCACCGACCGGTTCCCCGAGTCGCTGGCCAACCCCGACGCGTTCGTCGACACGCTGGTCGACGTGGCCAACGACGACGCGACGCTGGCCACTCACGACGTGAGCCACGGCGGCCTCGCGGTCGCGCTCGCCGAGATGGTCACCGGCGACGCCGGCGCGAGCGTCGACCTCGACGCCCCGTCGAAGGGCTCGCCCGCGGCGCTGCTGTTCGGCGAGCAGGCCGGTCGCGTCGTCGTCGAGACGACCGACGCGAGCGCGGTCCGCGAGGCGTTCGACGGCGTCGCGCCCGTCTACGACCTCGGGACGGCCGACGGCTCCGGGACGCTCGACGTGGCGCTGGCCGACGACGACCTGTCCTACGACGCGGCCGAGATCGCCGAGCTGCGCGACGTGATCGAGCGGGAACTGGACTGA
- a CDS encoding universal stress protein, whose amino-acid sequence MYDDILFPTDGSDAAETALDAAIAAADAHDATLHVLYVADTNQPSLANVQGQVRDVLEGEGRDIVEEAAGKARRAGVETVDEVVQGGPSRTICDYVDDRGIDLVVMGTRGSRDIERIILGSVTERVVRNSAAPVLVVPPESDPAYPPESILVGTDGSEGSAAAVDEGVGIAAATGGALHVVSVLESNVLGIDLGSSRLAEAREQRETEALAPARERADERGVAVETALEEGDVVDRLVEYVDDHGIGLVVVGTHGRTGLDKRILGSVTENLMRSASVPVLSVRASGE is encoded by the coding sequence ATGTACGACGACATCCTCTTCCCGACGGACGGGAGCGACGCGGCGGAGACGGCCCTCGACGCGGCCATCGCCGCCGCCGACGCCCACGACGCGACGCTGCACGTGCTGTACGTCGCCGACACGAACCAGCCCAGCCTGGCGAACGTCCAGGGGCAGGTGCGGGACGTGCTGGAGGGCGAGGGCCGCGACATCGTCGAGGAAGCGGCAGGGAAGGCCCGCCGCGCGGGCGTCGAGACGGTCGACGAGGTGGTCCAGGGCGGCCCCTCGCGGACGATCTGCGACTACGTCGACGACCGCGGGATCGACCTCGTGGTGATGGGCACCCGCGGGAGCCGCGACATCGAGCGGATCATCCTCGGGAGCGTCACCGAGCGGGTGGTCCGCAACAGCGCGGCGCCGGTGCTGGTCGTCCCGCCGGAGAGCGACCCCGCGTACCCGCCCGAGTCGATCCTCGTCGGCACGGACGGCAGCGAGGGCTCGGCGGCGGCCGTCGACGAGGGGGTCGGCATCGCCGCGGCCACCGGCGGGGCCCTCCACGTCGTGTCGGTCCTCGAATCGAACGTGCTGGGCATCGATCTCGGGTCCTCGCGGCTCGCCGAGGCCCGCGAGCAGCGCGAGACGGAGGCGCTCGCGCCCGCCAGGGAGCGCGCCGACGAGCGGGGCGTCGCCGTCGAGACCGCCCTCGAAGAGGGGGACGTGGTCGACCGGCTCGTCGAGTACGTCGACGACCACGGGATCGGTCTGGTCGTCGTCGGCACCCACGGCCGGACCGGTCTCGACAAACGGATCCTCGGCAGCGTCACCGAGAACCTGATGCGCTCGGCCTCGGTCCCGGTGCTGTCCGTCCGGGCGTCCGGGGAGTAG
- a CDS encoding multicopper oxidase domain-containing protein has product MTDNIGAPGTDMSRREFAKAAAGTTGFMALSGCQAAPSGSEGVTVSEVESQGGSTPAQTANPADLPKTSPPEVVNVDEQGNQVTLRSVPSYHEVHPLENMGGPVDLPATWAFQADDREPSVPGPILRTTEGEDMEVTLDNTDGKRPHTVHFHGVSKNWEDDGVPTTTGITVPPGESHTYEIPANVPGTHLYHCHYQTHRHIDMGMYGFFRVDPEGYEEADVETFMTLKEWDNRLNKQMAGMDVDYSPRDRNPNVFTINGKSAPRTLHPEDGSPVIVEQGDTVRIHFANNGYMMHPMHTHNHRFEVVEKDGSPIPEAARYKEDVLNIAPAERKTVEFEADADPGIYLMHCHKVFHAMNGNSYPGGMVGGIVYKEAMDTDIFSQLMEYAGYEG; this is encoded by the coding sequence ATGACCGACAACATCGGTGCGCCCGGAACGGACATGTCGCGTCGCGAGTTCGCCAAGGCCGCCGCCGGCACGACCGGCTTCATGGCCCTGTCGGGCTGTCAGGCCGCCCCGTCGGGCAGCGAGGGCGTGACCGTCTCCGAGGTCGAATCGCAGGGCGGTTCGACCCCCGCACAGACCGCCAACCCGGCCGACCTGCCCAAGACCTCCCCGCCGGAGGTCGTCAACGTCGACGAGCAGGGCAACCAGGTGACGCTGCGGAGCGTCCCCTCCTACCACGAGGTCCACCCGCTGGAGAACATGGGCGGCCCCGTCGACCTGCCGGCCACCTGGGCGTTCCAGGCCGACGACCGCGAGCCCTCGGTTCCGGGCCCGATCCTCCGGACGACCGAGGGCGAGGACATGGAGGTGACGCTCGACAACACGGACGGCAAGCGCCCCCACACCGTCCACTTCCACGGCGTCAGCAAGAACTGGGAGGACGACGGCGTCCCGACGACGACGGGTATCACCGTCCCGCCGGGCGAGAGCCACACCTACGAGATCCCCGCCAACGTCCCGGGCACGCACCTCTATCACTGTCACTACCAGACCCACCGCCACATCGACATGGGGATGTACGGCTTCTTCCGCGTCGACCCCGAGGGCTACGAGGAGGCCGACGTGGAGACGTTCATGACCCTCAAGGAGTGGGACAACCGGCTCAACAAGCAGATGGCCGGGATGGACGTCGACTACAGCCCGCGCGACCGCAACCCCAACGTCTTCACCATCAACGGCAAGTCCGCCCCGCGGACGCTCCACCCCGAGGACGGCTCGCCGGTCATCGTCGAGCAGGGCGACACCGTCCGCATCCACTTCGCCAACAACGGGTACATGATGCACCCGATGCACACGCACAACCACCGCTTCGAGGTCGTCGAGAAGGACGGCTCGCCCATCCCCGAGGCGGCCCGCTACAAGGAGGACGTGCTCAACATCGCGCCCGCCGAGCGCAAGACCGTCGAGTTCGAGGCCGACGCCGACCCCGGCATCTACCTCATGCACTGCCACAAGGTGTTCCACGCCATGAACGGCAACTCCTACCCCGGCGGCATGGTCGGCGGCATCGTCTACAAGGAGGCGATGGACACCGACATCTTCTCCCAGCTCATGGAGTACGCCGGCTACGAGGGCTGA
- a CDS encoding DUF7537 family lipoprotein: protein MRRALVAVLVVLAGCSALAPGTDRPTVTPAPVPTDSPLPPGVEPGGVTDPAALATAHGAALGNRSYTLVTNRTVRAANGSLRSALTVRLALSAAPARDYHARVSVEGPGAPLVIGEPPTRAEYWANDEVYLRRQTIDNRTEYSRYDDTDAYVGTWSFWLGTVALDLGPETDLRSTLEGFETRVADRSPESGRVHLVGTTVRSEGFVGDSAVDDVENATLHAFVAESGFVASYHVVYDATVDGERVRVRRSVRFERVGATTVDRPTWYGEAMERG from the coding sequence ATGCGCCGGGCGCTCGTCGCGGTGCTCGTCGTCCTCGCGGGCTGTAGCGCCCTGGCTCCCGGAACCGACCGGCCGACGGTGACGCCGGCGCCGGTCCCGACCGACTCGCCGCTTCCCCCGGGCGTCGAGCCGGGCGGCGTGACCGACCCCGCGGCGCTGGCGACCGCCCACGGGGCCGCGCTCGGGAACCGGAGCTACACGCTCGTCACGAACCGGACGGTCCGGGCGGCGAACGGGTCGCTCAGGTCGGCGCTGACCGTCCGGCTGGCCCTCTCGGCGGCGCCGGCGCGGGACTACCACGCGAGGGTGTCGGTCGAGGGGCCGGGCGCGCCGCTCGTCATCGGCGAGCCGCCGACCCGGGCCGAGTACTGGGCGAACGACGAGGTGTACCTCCGCCGCCAGACCATCGACAACCGGACGGAGTACAGCCGCTACGACGACACCGACGCCTACGTCGGCACCTGGAGCTTCTGGCTCGGGACGGTCGCGCTCGACCTCGGGCCGGAGACGGACCTGCGCTCGACGCTCGAAGGGTTCGAGACGCGAGTCGCCGACCGGTCGCCCGAGAGCGGGCGGGTCCACCTCGTCGGGACGACCGTCCGCTCCGAGGGGTTCGTCGGCGACTCCGCGGTCGACGACGTGGAGAACGCGACGCTGCACGCGTTCGTCGCCGAGTCGGGGTTCGTGGCGTCGTACCACGTCGTCTACGACGCGACCGTCGACGGCGAGCGCGTCCGCGTCAGGCGGAGCGTCCGGTTCGAACGGGTCGGCGCGACGACCGTCGACCGGCCGACGTGGTACGGCGAGGCGATGGAACGGGGGTGA
- a CDS encoding DUF4129 domain-containing protein → MDDYFDRTTLRVVVVGLVAMAAVAVGAATVASALDAGTPAADSSVERDSGGVSDPPLGTPSDPNEGPPDEGTPVGPPREPGEPLELTRCVQPLTTWWGGLVYFGALAAAVGMIKRRYSFGASFLGLYALAPPALLSYFLSTDCPNYGGPGIGSRNVTSTVLPGDGGDPLVTNLPAEAVLGVFGVVLVGTAAALYRASGGDTISEIDDRDAEADDADPLTPRDLAAAAGRAADRLEEHNADVDNEVYRAWWEMTSMLDVSDPDTATPGEFADAAVAAGMGEDDVAELTRLFEEVRYGERDPASREKVALSVFRSIEHAYGERTDDSDREGTDVPDGEGR, encoded by the coding sequence ATGGACGACTACTTCGACAGGACGACGTTGCGGGTGGTCGTGGTCGGTCTGGTGGCGATGGCGGCGGTCGCCGTCGGCGCGGCGACGGTGGCGTCGGCCCTCGACGCCGGGACGCCGGCGGCCGACAGTTCGGTCGAGCGGGACTCCGGCGGTGTGTCGGATCCCCCTCTGGGAACGCCGTCGGACCCGAACGAGGGGCCGCCGGACGAGGGGACGCCGGTCGGACCGCCCAGGGAGCCCGGGGAACCGCTCGAACTGACCCGGTGCGTCCAGCCGCTGACGACGTGGTGGGGCGGGCTGGTCTACTTCGGCGCGCTCGCGGCGGCCGTCGGGATGATCAAGCGCCGCTACTCGTTCGGCGCCTCGTTCCTCGGGCTGTACGCGCTCGCGCCGCCGGCGCTGCTGTCGTACTTCCTCTCGACGGACTGCCCGAACTACGGGGGTCCGGGTATCGGGTCGAGGAACGTCACCAGCACCGTCCTCCCCGGTGACGGCGGCGACCCGCTCGTCACGAACCTCCCCGCGGAGGCGGTGCTGGGCGTCTTCGGCGTCGTCCTCGTCGGGACCGCGGCGGCGCTGTACCGCGCGTCGGGCGGCGACACCATCTCCGAGATCGACGACCGCGACGCCGAGGCGGACGACGCCGACCCGCTCACGCCGCGGGACCTGGCGGCCGCGGCCGGCCGCGCCGCCGACCGCCTGGAGGAGCACAACGCCGACGTGGACAACGAGGTCTACCGCGCGTGGTGGGAGATGACCAGCATGCTCGACGTGTCCGACCCCGACACCGCGACGCCCGGCGAGTTCGCCGACGCCGCCGTCGCCGCCGGCATGGGCGAAGACGACGTGGCCGAGCTGACGCGGCTGTTCGAGGAGGTCCGCTACGGCGAGCGCGACCCCGCCAGCCGCGAGAAGGTCGCCCTCTCGGTGTTCCGCTCCATCGAGCACGCCTACGGGGAGCGAACTGACGATTCTGACCGCGAGGGGACTGACGTGCCCGACGGTGAAGGCCGCTAG
- a CDS encoding VOC family protein has translation MSDDGDRARMVGINHVALSVGDAGEAREFYGSIFDFPVRGETDSAVFLDMGDQFLALSEDADAGETADRHRHFGLVVDDAELVERRLEAEGVERLDRGGLDFRDPWGNRIQVVQYDEVQFTKAGHVLDGMDLDLDKTDAALDELAAKGMAPE, from the coding sequence ATGAGTGACGACGGCGACCGCGCCCGCATGGTAGGGATCAACCACGTCGCGCTGTCGGTCGGCGACGCCGGGGAGGCCCGGGAGTTCTACGGGTCGATCTTCGACTTCCCGGTCCGCGGGGAGACCGACTCGGCGGTGTTCCTCGACATGGGCGACCAGTTCCTCGCGCTCTCGGAGGACGCCGACGCGGGTGAGACGGCCGATCGGCACCGCCACTTCGGGCTCGTGGTCGACGACGCGGAGCTCGTCGAGCGGCGGCTCGAAGCCGAGGGGGTCGAACGGCTCGACCGGGGCGGGCTGGACTTCCGCGACCCGTGGGGCAACCGGATTCAGGTCGTCCAGTACGACGAGGTGCAGTTCACGAAGGCCGGCCACGTTCTCGACGGGATGGACCTCGACCTGGACAAGACCGACGCGGCGCTCGACGAACTCGCCGCGAAGGGGATGGCGCCCGAGTGA
- a CDS encoding cbb3-type cytochrome c oxidase subunit I: MADIATLTLSGLTAAFLLGVFVWVVRLEDWRSYTPVVGGGTGAGGYGTGEEQAHKPSGIVRWLTTVDHKDIGLMYGAFAVLAFAWGGVAVMLMRLELVTPTTNFVDSTLYNGLLTSHGITMLFLFGTPILAAFSNYFVPLLIGADDMAFPRINAIAFWLLPPGAVLIWAGFFLPSLAPAQTAWTMYTPLSVEQANPAVDLMLLGLHLTGVSATMGAINFVATIVTERGEDVNWANLDIFSWTVLTQSGQIIFAFPLLGSAIVMLLLDRNLGTTFYALGEGGGPLLWQHLFWFFGHPEVYILVLPPMGLISYILPKFTGRKLFGFKFVVYSTLALGVLSFGVWAHHMFATGIDPRLRAGFMAVTISIAIPSAVKTFNWIATMWNGRLRLTAPFLFCVGFIANFIIGGVTGVFEASIPVDLLLHDTYHVVAHFHYVIMGGIAFAVFAGIYYWFPIYTGRMYQQTLAKWHFWLTMVGTNLTFFPMIILGYAGMPRRYATYAVEAGPELLFTALHRSATLGALLLAFGQIIFVWNLVQSWLEGPKVTDGDPWDLKETDQHGREWAWFERQQETALATDGGRASDASGDSSDSSDGGEASDGDGAATERSDD; encoded by the coding sequence ATGGCCGATATCGCGACACTGACGCTGTCGGGGCTGACGGCAGCGTTTCTGCTGGGCGTGTTCGTCTGGGTCGTACGACTGGAGGACTGGCGGTCGTACACGCCGGTCGTCGGCGGCGGGACCGGCGCCGGCGGGTACGGCACCGGCGAGGAGCAGGCGCACAAGCCGAGCGGGATCGTGCGCTGGCTGACGACCGTCGACCACAAGGACATCGGGCTGATGTACGGCGCCTTCGCCGTCCTCGCGTTCGCCTGGGGCGGCGTCGCCGTCATGCTGATGCGGCTGGAACTGGTCACGCCGACCACGAACTTCGTCGACAGCACCCTCTACAACGGGCTGCTGACCAGCCACGGCATCACGATGCTATTCCTGTTCGGGACGCCCATCCTCGCGGCGTTCTCGAACTACTTCGTGCCCCTCCTGATCGGCGCCGACGACATGGCGTTCCCGCGGATCAACGCCATCGCCTTCTGGTTGCTCCCGCCCGGCGCCGTGCTCATCTGGGCCGGGTTCTTCCTGCCGAGCCTCGCGCCCGCCCAGACGGCCTGGACGATGTACACGCCGCTGTCGGTCGAGCAGGCCAACCCGGCGGTCGACCTGATGCTGCTCGGGCTGCACCTGACGGGGGTCTCGGCGACGATGGGCGCGATCAACTTCGTCGCCACCATCGTCACCGAGCGCGGCGAGGACGTCAACTGGGCGAACCTCGACATCTTCTCGTGGACCGTCCTCACCCAGTCCGGGCAGATCATCTTCGCGTTCCCGCTGCTGGGGAGCGCCATCGTCATGCTCCTGCTCGACCGCAACCTCGGGACGACGTTCTACGCGCTGGGCGAGGGCGGCGGCCCGCTGCTGTGGCAGCACCTGTTCTGGTTCTTCGGCCACCCCGAGGTGTACATCCTCGTCCTCCCGCCGATGGGACTGATCAGCTACATCCTGCCGAAGTTCACCGGCCGCAAGCTGTTCGGCTTCAAGTTCGTCGTCTACTCGACGCTGGCGCTCGGGGTGCTCTCGTTCGGCGTCTGGGCCCACCACATGTTCGCGACCGGCATCGACCCGCGGCTGCGCGCCGGGTTCATGGCCGTCACCATCTCCATCGCGATACCGTCGGCCGTCAAGACGTTCAACTGGATCGCGACGATGTGGAACGGCCGACTGCGGCTCACCGCTCCCTTCCTGTTCTGCGTCGGCTTCATCGCGAACTTCATCATCGGGGGCGTGACCGGGGTCTTCGAGGCGTCGATCCCGGTCGACCTGCTGCTGCACGACACCTACCACGTCGTCGCGCACTTCCACTACGTCATCATGGGCGGCATCGCCTTCGCCGTCTTCGCGGGCATCTACTACTGGTTCCCCATCTACACCGGGCGGATGTACCAGCAGACGCTGGCGAAGTGGCACTTCTGGCTGACGATGGTCGGGACCAACCTCACCTTCTTCCCGATGATCATCCTCGGCTACGCCGGGATGCCCCGCCGGTACGCCACCTACGCCGTCGAGGCCGGGCCGGAACTGCTGTTCACCGCCCTGCACCGCTCGGCGACGCTCGGGGCGCTGTTGCTCGCGTTCGGCCAGATCATCTTCGTCTGGAACCTCGTCCAGTCGTGGCTGGAGGGCCCGAAGGTCACCGACGGCGACCCCTGGGACCTGAAGGAGACCGACCAGCACGGCCGCGAGTGGGCCTGGTTCGAACGCCAGCAGGAGACCGCGCTCGCGACCGACGGCGGTCGCGCGAGTGACGCGAGCGGGGACTCGTCGGACTCGTCCGACGGTGGCGAGGCGTCGGACGGCGACGGGGCGGCCACCGAGCGGTCCGACGACTGA